DNA sequence from the Sediminibacillus dalangtanensis genome:
ACCCGAATTGATGATAAAATCAGAAGAAAAGACCGTTGAGTGTACGACAGAATATCACAAGCTTGAAACGTTATTCATTTGCAGGCCGAAATATATGGAAATCACCGAAATTATTAACGAAACACAACGGTATTATATCAATGGTAATATCGACGTCGATTTGGCGATGGAACAACATGAGGATTTTGCCCGGGCACTGGAAAAACACGGAGCGGAAGTTATCCGGCTGGAACCAGAACATCAGCTCAATGAACAAGTTTTTACCCGGGACATCGGTTTTTGCATTGGCGAACGATTGTTTTTATCGGAAATGAAGACAAATATCCGTGGCGCCGAAGTAGATGTGTTAAAACAAAACCTACAGGAGAAAAACATCGCTTATCATCGCCCTTTTTTACAATCGATTGAAGGCGGAGACGTGATGGTCGATGGAGATAAAATCTGGGTCGGTATCAGCAAAAGGACCACGAAAGAAGCGGTGGAGACACTGCAGTCGCAGCTGGGGAACGATTACCAGGTGATCCCGCTCCCTATTGATAAAAGTATTCTTCATCTTGATTGCGCATTTAATGTACTTAGTCCCGACTGGGCGCTGGTGTATCCCGATGCATTTGCCCCGGAAGATTATCAGAAACTGAAAGAAAACTATCAACTGATTGAAGTTTCCGCTGCAGAGCAGTTTTCCATGGGAACCAACGTACTTTCCATTGGTGGTGGAAAAGTGATCAGCATGCCGCAAAACAAGGATGTTAATGAAAAAATGAGACAAACCGGTTTCCAAGTGATCGAAGTGGAGTTTTCCGAAATAATAAAATCGGGAGGATCTTTCCGTTGTTGCAGTCTCCCGGTTTACCGGTCCAATAGTTGATAAAAAAGAAGCCGCCGTGATTGGCAGCTTCTCTCTTATGATCGATTTGTTGTAATTGATCAACTTCGTCCGGTATTTCTTTCAGGTCGATTTGATCTGCTTTTCCTGGTATTGATCTTCTTTCAGGCAGAGTTGATCTACGTTTCCTGCCATTTGCTCATCATTCAGGCAGAGTTAATCCACTTCACCAGGTACTTGATTTACTTCCAGGTCGATCTATCAGCCT
Encoded proteins:
- a CDS encoding dimethylarginine dimethylaminohydrolase family protein translates to MIKSEEKTVECTTEYHKLETLFICRPKYMEITEIINETQRYYINGNIDVDLAMEQHEDFARALEKHGAEVIRLEPEHQLNEQVFTRDIGFCIGERLFLSEMKTNIRGAEVDVLKQNLQEKNIAYHRPFLQSIEGGDVMVDGDKIWVGISKRTTKEAVETLQSQLGNDYQVIPLPIDKSILHLDCAFNVLSPDWALVYPDAFAPEDYQKLKENYQLIEVSAAEQFSMGTNVLSIGGGKVISMPQNKDVNEKMRQTGFQVIEVEFSEIIKSGGSFRCCSLPVYRSNS